One Thunnus thynnus chromosome 21, fThuThy2.1, whole genome shotgun sequence DNA segment encodes these proteins:
- the cngb3.1 gene encoding cyclic nucleotide-gated channel beta-3 — protein sequence MFSRLKRLIKAPEPPPAPAAAPPSAAAPPAKEEKPPEKKDENEPPKKEDEKKEEEKKEETNKEEEKKEEEKKEEEKKKEEEPKKEEPKPAPAPAPAPAAPAAPAAAAGADPANPEGAEGEERPPTPPVVYTRYTDDCLRFVIKKLKERTQTLKEKVSDPYATSPEITPPVTPILRKEDYIRLKEEERIAKEEADKKKAEEAAKKAEEKKKKDEEKRLEAEKKAEEERLAEEARKKAKILPDINCSCFEVLLLPIEEKMDTILGTTIDPFTDRRYIGWLTFVAVAYNYNAWFCSARLAFPYHNPFMNPFWITCDILSDAVNVIDIVVWQPRLQFVKAGDIIKDRVLTKEHYRKSQRFKTDMISIIPFDLLCLYFGFSSIFRLNRFIRIESFFEFSDRLESIMAKAYIWRVARTTGYLLYMLHINACIYYSASVYQGLGKTLWVYSGKGSAYLRCYYYAVRSLINIGGLSEPVTIFEICFQMANFFIGIFVFSSLIGQMRDVIGAATAGETYFRANMDECVAYMNTYTIPRHVQNRVRTWYNYTWAAQGMLDESELLDKLPLVMKTAIAVDINLATFQKIALFQGCDQQMLVDMLLRLKSIIFLPGDFVVKKGDIGKEMYIIKSGAVQVVGGPDNSIVFVTLKAGSVFGEISLLQSAKDGGNRRTANVRAHGFANLSVLEKKDLFDILVHYPESQKVLARKGRKLIKAKGPAGAKTNEEKQKGLTLFGPKPPTPKLLKLFGNMRKKNAAEKK from the exons ATGTTCAGCAGGTTGAAAAGGTTGATAAAGGCGCCCGAGCCTCCCCCTGCTCCAGCCGCTGCCCCACCTTCTGCAGCAGCTCCACCAGCGAAG GAAGAAAAGCCTCCTGAAAAGAAGGATGAAAATGAACCGCCAAAGAAGgaggatgaaaagaaagaagaggaaaagaaagaggagacaaataaagaggaagaaaagaaagaagaggagaaaaaagaagaggagaagaagaaagaggaagaaccCAAAAAGGAAGAGCCAAAGCCAG CTCCAGCTCCTGCCCCTGCTCCAGCTGCTCCAGCtgctccagctgcagcagcaggtgctgatcctgctaaTCCAGAGGGGGCTGAAGG TGAAGAACGCCCTCCGACTCCACCTGTTGTCTACACCCGTTACACAGATGACTGCCTCAGATTTGTGATCAAGAAGTTAAAAGAGCGGACGCAGACGCTCAAAGAGAAAGTCAGCGACCCGTATGCTACTTCTCCAGAGATCACCCCACCTGTCA CGCCCATTCTGAGGAAGGAGGACTACATCAGATTGAAGGAGGAGGAGCGCATCGCAAAAGAGGAGGCGGATAAGAAGAAGGCAGAGGAGGCGGCCAAAAaggcagaggagaagaagaaaaaggatgAGGAGAAGAGGCTGGAGGCAGAGAAGAAAGCTGAGGAGGAGAGGCTGGCAGAGGAGGCCAGGAAAAAAGCCAAGATCCTCCCGGACATCAACTGCTCCTGCTTCGAGGTCCTCCTTCTTCCCATAGAAGAGAAGATGGATACGATCCTGGGGACCACCATAGATCCTTTCACAG ATCGTCGGTACATAGGCTGGTTGACTTTCGTAGCGGTGGCATACAATTACAACGCTTGGTTTTGCTCTGCCCGACTGGCCTTCCCTTACCACAACCCCTTTATGAACCCCTTCTGGATAACTTGTGACATTCTTAGTGACGCAGTGAATGTTATTGACATTGTGGTTTGGCAGCCTCGGCTTCAGTTTGTCAAAGCCGGAGACATTATT AAAGACAGAGTCTTGACTAAAGAACATTATCGGAAATCGCAGCGATTTAAG ACTGATATGATCAGCATCATCCCCTTTGACCTTCTCTGCCTGTATTTTGGATTCTCTTCTATATTCCGACTCAACCGCTTCATCAGG ATTGAGTCTTTCTTTGAGTTCAGTGATCGACTGGAGAGTATCATGGCAAAGGCCTACATCTGGAG AGTGGCTCGCACCACAGGCTACCTGCTTTACATGCTGCATATCAATGCCTGTATATACTATAGTGCCTCAGTATACCAGGGTCTGGGAAAGACCTTATGGGTGTATAGTGGAAAGGGCTCAGC GTACCTGCGTTGTTATTACTATGCTGTGCGCAGTCTGATCAACATCGGGGGTCTTTCAGAGCCTGTAACCATCTTTGAGATTTGCTTTCAGATGGCTAACTTTTTCATTGGTATCTTTGTGTTCTCCAGTTTGATTGGACAG ATGAGAGACGTCATaggagcagcaacagcaggtgAGACATATTTCCGGGCAAATATGGATGAATGCGTTGCCTACATGAACACCTATACGATCCCCAGGCATGTCCAGAACAGAGTCCGGACCTGGTACAACTACACTTGGGCTGCTCAGGGCATGTTGG ATGAGTCAGAGCTGCTGGACAAGTTGCCTCTGGTGATGAAAACGGCCATCGCTGTGGACATCAACCTGGCGACTTTCCAGAAGATTGCACTGTTTCAG GGCTGTGACCAGCAGATGTTGGTGGACATGTTGCTGAGGCTCAAGTCTATTATCTTTCTACCAGGAGATTTTGTTGTGAAGAAA GGTGACATCGGTAAAGAGATGTACATCATCAAGAGTGGAGCGGTGCAGGTGGTGGGAGGACCTGACAACAGTATTGTGTTTGTCACACTGAAGGCTGGCAGTGTATTTGGAGAAATCAG TTTACTACAGTCTGCCAAAGACGGTGGGAACAGGCGCACAGCAAACGTTAGAGCACATGGCTTCGCTAACCTCTCTGTCCTGGAGAAGAAGGACTTGTTTGATATTCTCGTCCACTACCCAGAGTCTCAGAAAGTGTTGGCCAGGAAGGGAAG GAAACTGATCAAAGCCAAAGGCCCTGCAGGTGCTAAAACAAACGAGGAAAAGCAGAAAGGACTCACCCTCTTTGGACCGAAACCACCAACACCAAAGCTGCTCAAACTCTTTGGCAATATGCGCAAG aaaaatgcagcagaaaagAAATGA
- the nsmaf gene encoding protein FAN, with the protein MAFLKTRERTKERFSLLLLDLEEYYFEQHTAYHVTTSSTKERKIRGSFKVCSRSIIFDPEDLEEPIIKIPLRDCKKIEFSEHETNPFNEPKPSTISILCGQVIYIKESNVIAPYRIERGTNKMTFQLEVWSKTEDIVQTLLQLHRASCLDKLGDQTAMIAANLQSRLARSSFDKNCFQSVAEKPHMECAVEMVMPLVCNPGHVCITDENLYFQPLNGYPEQVIQIKLHRVRRIYKRRHGLRPLGLEVFCTENDFCSDIYLKFYNTADRDEMYYYIATFLENHMTEHTAESYMLQWQRGHLSNYQYLLHLNNLADRSCNDLSQYPVFPWVIADYTSTQLDMTNAATFRDLNKPVGALNKERLDRLLARYRGMPEPRFMYGSHYSSPGYVLFYLVRVAPEHMLCLQNGRYDHADRMFNSIGETWKNCLDGATDFKELIPEFYGNDSSFLENRLNLDLGRRQNGSLVCDVTLPPWASDASDFLEKHRTALESQYVSEHLHEWIDLVFGFKQRGSEAVAAHNVFHPLTYEGGIDCDSIEDPDQRIAMLTQILEFGQTPKQLFTSPHPQRITPRFHNITRSSSLNSQVSELSPASPGEDSSFEDLTEESRKMAWANMSNLKPVSSHKIHKEAVTGITVTRDGAAVFSTSQDSTLKMFSKELKDFQRSMSFSNMALSSCLMLADGKTVVCSSWDNNVYFYSIPYGRRQDTLMGHDDAVSEMCWFDDKLYTASWDSTVKVWQCASDSLSSHKRSQFELLAELEHDAGVNTIGLNPAGTLLVSGCKDGTVTIWDTSSYGTLQQIHCHAGTIHHMAFSPDSRHVLSVGADSCMKVIDVQTGMVISSVKAEEEQRCFCWDGSSVLCGGQSGDLLLWDLLSNTVTTRIPAHSGAVTAMWMNELCTTVITGGEDRQMIFWKLQS; encoded by the exons ATGGCCTTTTTAAAGACGCGAGAACGAACCAAGGAAAG ATTTTCTCTCCTGTTGCTGGATTTGGAGGAATATTATTTTGAACAGCACACCGCGTACCACGTGACAACCAGCTCAACCAAGGAGAG AAAAATCAGAGGCTCATTCAAGGTCTGTTCCAGATCAATCATTTTTGATCCAGAGGATCTCGAAGAGCCAATTATAAAG ATTCCTCTTCGAGACTGTAAGAAGATTGAGTTTTCGGAGCACGAGACTAACCCTTTCAATGA ACCTAAACCATCTACAATCTCTATTTTATGTGGACAG GTTATTTACATCAAAGAAAGTAATGTCATAGCACCTTACAGGATTGAAAGG GGGACAAACAAGATGACCTTTCAGTTGGAGGTTTGGAGTAAAACAGAAGATATCGTCCAAACGTTACTTCAG CTCCACAGAGCATCCTGTCTGGACAAGCTTGGAGACCAGACTGCAATG ATTGCAGCCAATTTACAATCACGACTGGCAAGATCATCATTTGACAAAAACTG CTTTCAGAGCGTTGCTGAGAAGCCTCACATGGAGTGTGCTGTGGAGATGGTCATGCCTCTGGTGTGCAATCCAGGCCACGTCTGCATAACAGATGAAAACCTCTACTTCCAGCCACTCAACGGATACCCG GAACAGGTGATTCAGATCAAACTCCACCGAGTCAGGCGAATCTACAAAAGacgtcatggactcagaccacTG GGTCTTGAGGTGTTCTGTACTGAGAACGACTTCTGTTCTGACATCTACCTGAAGTTTTACAACACAGCAGATAGAGATGAAATGTATTACTACATCGCCACGTTCCTGG AGAACCACATGACAGAACACACGGCAGAGAGTTACATGCTGCAGTGGCAGCGTGGCCATCTGAGTAACTACCAGTATCTCCTCCACCTCAACAACCTGGCTGACCGCAGCTGCAACGACCTCTCCCAGTATCCTGTCTTCCCCTGGGTCATCGCGGACTATACAAGCACGCAGCTGG ATATGACAAACGCCGCCACATTCAGAGACCTGAACAAACCAGTGGGAGCCCTAAACAAAGAGAGACTGGACAGGCTACTG GCTCGCTACAGAGGCATGCCTGAGCCTCGCTTCATGTACGGCAGCCACTACTCATCTCCAGGCTATGTCCTTTTTTACCTGGTCAGAGTTG CTCCAGAGCACATGCTGTGTCTTCAGAATGGCCGCTATGATCATGCAGATCGCATGTTTAACAG CATAGGTGAAACATGGAAAAACTGCTTAGACGGGGCCACGGACTTCAAAGAG CTGATTCCAGAGTTTTATGGGAATGACTCCAGCTTCTTGGAGAACAGACTGAATCTTGATTTGGGCAGAAGGCAGAACGGAAGCTTAGTTTGTGATGTCACTCTCCCACCATGGGCCTCAG ATGCCAGTGATTTTCTTGAAAAGCACAGGACAGCCCTGGAGAGTCAGTATGTGTCAGAGCACCTTCATGAGTGGATTGACCTGGTGTTTGGTTTTAAGCAGAGAGGCAGTGAAGCTGTAGCAGCCCATAATG TGTTTCACCCTCTGACCTATGAGGGTGGCATCGACTGTGATAG CATCGAGGACCCTGACCAGAGAATCGCCATGCTGACACAGATACTGGAGTTTGGCCAGACGCCTAAACAGCTGTTCACCAGCCCTCACCCTCAGAGGATCACACCCAGGTTTCATAACATCACTCGAAGCTCCAGCCTCAACTCACAAGTCAGCGAGCTGTCTCCAG CCTCTCCGGGTGAAGACTCGTCCTTTGAAGACCTGACAGAGGAGAGCAGGAAGATGGCCTGGGCAAACATGAGCAATCTGAAACCAGTGTCCAGCCACAAGATCCATAAGGA GGCTGTGACGGGCATCACTGTGACTCGAGACggagcagctgttttctccaCATCTCAAG ACTcaacacttaaaatgttttccaaagAGTTGAAGGACTTCCAGAGAAGCATGTCTTTCTCTAACATG GCCTTATCGTCATGTTTGATGCTAGCAGATGGTAAAACTGTAGTGTGTTCTTCGTGGGACAACAATGT TTATTTCTACTCCATCCCGTACGGCAGGCGGCAGGACACGCTGATGGGTCACGATGATGCCGTCAGTGAAATGTGTTGGTTTGATGACAAGCTCTACACGGCGTCCTGGGATTCCACTGTCAAG GTCTGGCAGTGTGCTTCTGATAGCTTATCCAGTCACAAGAGATCCCAGTTTGAGTTGCTGGCTGAGTTGGAACATGATGCTGGG GTGAACACTATTGGTCTGAATCCAGCAGGGACTCTGCTGGTGTCTGGCTGTAAGGATGGGACCGTCACCATCTGGGACACTAGCAGCTATGGAACACTGCAGCAAATCCACTGCCACGCTGGGACCATCCATCACATGGCCTTTAGTCCTG ATAGTCGACATGTTCTCAGTGTTGGTGCTGACTCCTGCATGAAGGTTATTGATGTCCAGACGGGAATGGTGATCTCATCTGTGAAAGCTGAAGAGGAGCAAAG gtgtttctGCTGGGACGGGAGCTCAGTGCTGTGTGGGGGGCAGTCTGGTGACCTCCTGCTGTGGGACCTGCTCAGCAACACTGTCACCACAAGGATCCCTGCTCACTCAG GTGCGGTCACGGCCATGTGGATGAATGAGTTGTGCACCACAGTGATCACAGGCggagaggacagacagatgatCTTCTGGAAGCTCCAGAGTTAA